From the genome of Malus domestica chromosome 04, GDT2T_hap1, one region includes:
- the LOC139194969 gene encoding uncharacterized protein has product MKGFSTLLKLKDLDKFEWKDEHQAAFTQIKVSLTTLPVIVPPRRGKPLKLYISVAEKSIGCLLAQDNDAGREQAIFYLSQNLNQPEINYSAVENLCLALFFSASKLRHYMLPSVTQVIAQTDVIRYMLTRPIVKGRIGKWTMALSEFSLQYVPQKAVKDQALANFLAQHPSPYGFGGNDVKISMVKMRDNYWTMYFDSSSTSSSAGVGVVIQSPNHDRWYFSLKLDFDCTNNQAEYEALIIDLGILHDLRATRALILGDSELVINQLNGSFRCMSCTLAPYHMVASYLAESFDGITFKHISHIHNTTTDELAQIAFGAQLLGGKLGREIHMLRQLYPTLVNQQVLRRDNVIRTRVMSLPSLLDRQDLIDVCAIKVITDDWRMPIMRYLDNPNGKHDHKIRVHATNYVVYQNELYQKGEDGLLLLCLGPQEVAQAITEVHEGICGAHQSGCKIRWLLRRHGYFWPSILKDCIELARGCIQCQIHDSIQRVPAESLHSVTKPWPFRGWAMDVIDKITPSSGAAKHAWILVATDYFTKWVEAKSYAELTSKDACDFVEEHIVTKFDVPQMIITDNGTIFTAER; this is encoded by the coding sequence ATGAAAGGGTTCTctacgcttttgaaacttaaggacttagataaatttgagtggaaagacgagcatcaggcggcgtttacacaaatcaaagtctccctcacaACACTACCTGTCATCGTCCCACCTAGGCGCGGTAAGCCTCTTAAGCTATATATTTCGGTGGCCGAAAagtccatcggctgcctcctcgcgcaagacaaCGACGCCGGACGAGAGCAGGCTATTTTTTATCTTAGTCAAAATCTCAACCAaccagagatcaattattcTGCCGTCGAGAATCTTTGCCTCGCTTTATTTTTCTCCGCCTCAAAACttaggcattacatgctcccgtcggtcacccaggttattgcccagaccgacgtcaTCCGCTACATGCTCACTCGGCCAATAGTAaaaggccgaattgggaaatggacaatGGCGCTGTCCGAATTCAGCTTGCAATACGTGCCTCAGAAAGCTGTCAAAGACCAGGCACTGgctaatttccttgctcaacaCCCTTCCCCATATGGTTTTGGGGGCAACGACGTCAAAATCAGCATGGTTAAAATGCGCGATAACTactggacgatgtactttgacAGCTCCAGTACTTCATCCTCGGCTGGCGTGGGAGTTGTCATTCAATCCCCAAACCatgatcgttggtatttttcgctcaagCTGGATTTTGATTGCacaaataatcaggccgaatatgaagcccttatCATCGACCTTGGAATCCTTCACGACTTGCGAGCGACCCGTGCCCTCATTCTCGGCGACTccgaacttgtgattaaccaacttaatggttCTTTTCgatgcatgagttgtaccctagcaccctaccacatggttgctagctatttggccgaatccttcgacggtattacatttaaacatatttccCATATTCATAATACCACTACAGATGAGTTGGCCCAAATCGCCTtcggtgcacaactcctggggggcaagctaggccgagaaatacACATGCTACGACAGCTATACCCGACTTTGGTTAACCAGCAAGTCCTCCGACGCGATAACGTGATACGCACAAgagtcatgtccttaccttcgttgttagacCGACAAGACCTTATTGATGTTTGCGCTATCAAAGTGATAACAGATGACTGGCGAATGCCCATTATGCGGTATCTTGACAACCCCAATGGCAAACACGATCACAAGATAAGAGTTCATGCTACAAACTATGTCGTGTACCAAAACGAGTTATACCAAAAAGGTGAAGATGGTTTATTACTgttatgcctcggcccccaagaggtTGCTCAGGCAATCACAGAGGTCCATGAAGGGATTTGCGGAGCTCATCAGTCCGGATGTAAAATACGATGGTTGCTCCGACGGCACGGCTACTTTTGGCCAAGTATactaaaggattgtatcgagCTTGCACGAGGGTGCATACAGTGTCAAATTCATGAttctatacaaagggtcccggccgagtCATTACACTCAGTCACTAAaccatggccgtttagaggatgggctaTGGACGTAATCGACAAAATCACACCATCTTCTGGGGCTGCCAAGCATGCGTGGATACTGGtagcaaccgactacttcactaagtgggtcgaagcgaaATCGTATGCCGAGTTAACGTCGAAAGATGCTTGTGACTTTGTGGAAGAACACATCGTGACCAAATTCGATGTGCCACAAATGATCATAACTGACAATGGCACAATTTTTACAGCCGAGaggtga